One Aphidius gifuensis isolate YNYX2018 linkage group LG5, ASM1490517v1, whole genome shotgun sequence genomic region harbors:
- the LOC122856986 gene encoding disco-interacting protein 2 isoform X7 produces the protein MADFNIDINKLPEDVREKIAELELELSEGDITQKGYEKKKARILQQYASKHIGGGNISGGGTGGSAGDKSNYGSGGGGGGGIGGARPQPRARRTQRRVTHSEKRYHSGNRLVPGNTSSLLGPSCSVGNTGSIAEAAAKRGNRRLTRNESRYHSEVRQEAVQQALAAMQTRPKPSLPMPSKRTSVMARSPERERQESGESSSDEDSVVTEESPGTGGPTGTGLSDTSSTGSARDTPPPPRPPARRPPPADITDIAEYTPHAYCNIQPPDVTHTTTQSRRPGADRVNRYHVVDENNTGTTGRWKVSAKIQQLLNTLKRPKKRPLPEFYEDDDIELEIAANPKDPNAPKPEGGIMTSAIGEQLSVPSGLPRSLEAAIQRYGSATYKAPAATVLDPNGKLFVTLTYGKLLSRSYKIAYTLLNRALTRTVGECCLKPGDRIALVYPNNDPISFMCAFYGCLQAGIVPVPIEVPLTRRDAGSQQIGFLLGSCGVQVALTSEACLKGLPKTTAGDVVAFKGWPKLHWFVTEHLGKIPKDWMPQPRLTDETPAYIEYSTDKDGSVMGVTVTRSAMLANCRSLTMACGYTEGENAVCVLDFKREVGLWHSTLTSILNGMHVIFIPYALMKVNPASWMQMITKHRASVAVVKSRDLHWGLLATKDHKDISLASLRLLLVADGANPWSLSSCDQFLSVFQPKGLRPDAVCPCASSSEALTVSVRRPGRAGVNATGRGVLSMSGLSYGVVRVDQENSLTSLTLQDCGQVMPGSVVVVVKMEGQPLICKTDEVGEICVNSTATGSQYWGLQGLTNNTFKVIPQQSDGTPIAGTGDTEYVRSGLLGFLGPGNLIFVCGSRDGLMTVTGRKHNADDIIATVLAVEPMKFIYRGRIAVFSVRVLRDERICVVAEQRPDCSEEESFQWMSRVLQAVDSIHAVGIYCLALVPPNYLPKTPLGGIHLSETKRRFLEGALHPANVLLCPHTCVTNLPKPREIHSAGDSVSDVGPASVMVGNIVQGNRLASAQGRDLGVLDEDSDNAKKYQFISEILRWRAMSTSDHVIFTLLNAKGVVTTSLSCSQLHKKAEKIGNLLLDKGRINTGDHVALLFPPGTDLICAFYGCLYVGAVPVTIRPPHPQNLQTTLPTVRMIVDVSKSVLVLTNQNMVRLLKSKEANNVVEIKSWPTILDMDDMPKKKLPVMYRAPTAEMLAYLDFSVSTTGMLAGIKMSHAAVTSLCRAMKLACELYPSRHIALCLDPYSGLGFALWCLSSIYSGHHSILIPPSEVEANPALWLSAVSQSRVRDTFCSYGVMELCTKGLGSSVHTLKTRGVSLACVRTCVVVAEERPRIALTTSFSKLFSALGLSPRAVSTSFGCRVNTAICLQGASSPEPSTVYVDLRALRNDRVSLVERGSPHSLCLMESGKLLPGVKVIIANPETKGQCGDSHLGEIWVQSSHNASGYFTIYGDESDYADHFNARLVTGNTGEVYARTGYLGFLRRTECVQQSAVGGDQLIPGAPPITTDNISISDLDISAPGDAELHDAVFVVGALDEAILLRGMKYHPIDIENSVMRCHKKIAECAVFTWTNLLVVVVELNGSESEALDLVALVTSAVLEEHHLVVGVVVVVDPGVVPINSRGEKQRQHLRDGFLADQLDPIYVAYNM, from the exons CAG GAAATAGACTAGTACCTGGAAATACGTCTAGTCTTTTAGGACCTAGCTGTTCAGTTGGAAACACTGGTTCTATTGCTGAAGCAGCTGCTAAACGTGGTAATCGAAGACTCACAAGAAATGAGAGCCGTTATCACTCGG aaGTACGACAAGAGGCTGTACAACAGGCTCTTGCTGCAATGCAAACAAGACCAAAACCATCATTACCAATGCCATCAAAAAGAACATCAGTTATGGCAAGAAGTCCAGAACGTGAACGTCAAGAAAGTGGTGAATCAAGTAGTGATGAAGATAGTGTTGTTACAGAAGAATCACCAGGTACTGGTGGACCAACTGGTACTGGTTTATCTGATACAAGTAGTACTGGTTCAGCTCGTGatacaccaccaccaccaagacCACCAGCAAGAAGGCCACCACCAGCTGATATAACTGATATTGCTGAATATACACCACATGCATATTGTAATATTCAACCACCTGATGTAACACATACAACAACACAATCAAGAAGGCCAGGTGCTGATAGAGTTAATCGTTATcatgttgttgatgaaaataatactgGTACAACTGGACGTTGGAAAGTATCAGCTAAAATACAACAACTTTTAAATACACTTAAAAGACCAAAAAAACGTCCATTACCAGAATTttatgaagatgatgatattgaattaGAAATTGCTGCAAATCCAAAAGATCCAAATGCACCAAAACCAGAAGGTGGTATTATGACATCAGCAATTGGTGAACAGTTATCAGTACCATCAGGTTTACCAAGATCATTAGAAGCAGCAATACAAAGGTATGGCTCAGCAACATATAAAGCACCAGCAGCTACAGTACTTGATCcaaatggtaaattatttgtaactttaacatatggaaaattattaagtCGTTCATATAAAATAGCATATACATTATTAAATCGTGCATTAACAAGAACAGTTGGTGAATGTTGTTTAAAACCAGGTGATAGAATAGCACTTGTTTATCCAAATAATGATCCAATAAGTTTTATGTGTGCATTTTATGGTTGTTTACAAGCTGGTATTGTACCAGTACCAATTGAAGTACCATTAACACGTAGAGATGCTGGTTCACAACAAATTGGTTTTCTTCTTGGTAGTTGTGGTGTACAAGTTGCATTAACAAGTGAAGCATGTTTAAAAGGTTTACCAAAAACAACAGCTGGTGATGTTGTTGCATTTAAAGGTTGGCCAAAATTACATTGGTTTGTAACTGAACATCTTGGTAAAATACCAAAAGATTGGATGCCACAACCACGTTTAACTGATGAAACACCAGCATATATTGAATATTCAACAGATAAAGATGGCTCAGTTATGGGTGTTACTGTAACAAGATCAGCAATGTTAGCAAATTGTCGTTCATTAACAATGGCATGTGGTTATACAGAAGGTGAAAATGCTGTATGTGTACTTGATTTTAAACGTGAAGTTGGTCTTTGGCATAGTACATTGACAAGTATATTAAATGGTATGCATGTTATATTTATACCATATGCACTTATGAAAGTTAATCCAGCAAGTTGGATGCAAATGATAACAAAACATCGTGCAAGTGTTGCTGTTGTTAAATCACGTGATCTTCATTGGGGTTTATTAGCAACAAAAGATCATAAAGATATATCATTAGCATCATTGCGATTATTATTAGTTGCTGATGGTGCTAATCCATGGTCATTATCATCTTGTGATCaatttttatcagtatttCAACCAAAAGGATTACGTCCAGATGCTGTATGTCCATGTGCATCATCAAGTGAAGCTTTAACTGTATCAGTACGTAGACCAGGACGTGCTGGTGTTAATGCAACTGGTCGTGGTGTATTATCAATGTCTGGTTTAAGTTATGGTGTTGTACGTGTTGATCAAGAAAATTCATTAACATCATTAACATTACAAGATTGTGGACAAGTTATGCCTGgtagtgttgttgttgttgttaaaatgGAAGGACAACcattaatttgtaaaactgATGAAGTTGGTGAAATATGTGTTAATAGTACAGCAACTGGTAGTCAATATTGGGGATTACAgggtttaacaaataatacatttaaagtTATACCACAACAATCTGATGGTACACCAATTGCTGGTACTGGTGATACTGAATATGTTAGATCTGGTCTATTAGGATTTCTTGGACctggtaatttaatatttgtatgtgGCTCAAGAGATGGACTAATGACTGTTACTGGAAGAAAACATAAtgctgatgatattattgCTACTGTATTGGCTGTTGAaccaatgaaatttatttatcgtggAAGAATTGCTGTATTTAGTGTTAGAGTTTTGAGAGATGAAAGAATTTGTGTTGTTGCTGAGCAACGACCAGATTGTAGTGAAGAAgag AGTTTTCAATGGATGTCTCGTGTTTTACAAGCAGTTGATTCAATTCATGCTGTTGGAATATATTGTCTTGCTTTGGTACCACCAAATTATTTACCAAAGACTCCTTTGGGTGGTATACATCTTTCAGAAACAAAAAGACGTTTTCTTGAGGGTGCACTACATCCAGCAAATGTTTTACTTTGTCCACATACATGTGTCACAAATTTGCCAAAACCACGTGAAATTCATTCTG CGGGGGATTCTGTTTCAGATGTTGGACCAGCAAGTGTAATGGTTGGAAATATTGTCCAGGGTAATCGTCTAGCATCAGCACAAGGCAGAGATTTAGGTGTTCTTGATGAGGACAGTGATAATGCCAAGAAG TATCAATTTATATCGGAAATATTAAGATGGCGAGCTATGAGTACGTCAGATCATGTTATATTTACGCTGTTAAATGCAAAAGGAGTAGTAACAACATCCCTATCATGCTCTCAATTACATAAAAAAGctgaaaaaattggaaatttaCTTCTTGATAAAGGAAGAATAAATACTGGTGATCATGttgcattattatttccaCCTGGTACTGATTTAATATGTGCATTTTATGGTTGTCTTTATGTTGGTGCTGTACCAGTTACAATACGTCCACCACAtccacaaaatttacaaacaacaCTACCAACAGTTAGAATGATTGTTGATGTTAGTAAATCTGTTCTTGTATTGACAAATCAAAATATGGttagattattaaaaagtaaagaagcaaataatgttgttgaaataaaaagttgGCCAACAATACTTGATATGGATgatatgccaaaaaaaaaattaccagttaTGTATCGTGCACCAACAGCTGAAATGCTTGCATATCTTGATTTTAGTGTATCAACAACTGGTATGTTAGCTGGTATTAAAATGTCACATGCTGCTGTAACATCATTATGTCGTGCAATGAAATTAGCATGTGAATTATATCCATCAAGACATATTGCTTTATGTCTTGATCCTTATTCTGGTCTTGGTTTTGCATTATGGTGTTTAAGTAGTATTTACAGTGGTCatcattcaatattaataCCACCATCTGAAGTTGAAGCAAATCCAGCATTATGGTTATCAGCTGTTAGTCAATCACGTGTACGTGATACATTTTGTTCATATGGTGTTATGGAATTATGTACAAAAGGACTTGGTTCATCAGTACATACATTAAAAACACGTGGTGTTAGTTTAGCATGTGTACGTACatgtgttgttgttgctgaagAAAGACCAAGAATAGCATTAACAACAAgttttagtaaattattttcagcaCTTGGTTTAAGTCCACGTGCTGTATCAACATCATTTGGTTGTCGTGTTAATACAGCAATATGTTTACAAGGTGCATCAAGCCCTGAGCCATCAACTGTTTATGTTGATTTACGTGCATTAAGAAATGATCGTGTTTCATTAGTTGAAAGAGGTAGTCCACATTCATTATGTTTAATGGAATCTGGTAAATTATTACCTGGTGTTAAAGTTATCATAGCTAATCCAGAAACAAAAGGACAATGTGGTGATTCACATTTAGGTGAAATATGGGTACAATCATCACATAATGCAAGTggttattttacaatatacgGTGATGAAAGTGATTATGCTGATCATTTTAATGCAAGACTTGTTACTGGTAATACTGGTGAAGTTTATGCTAGAACTGGTTATCTTGGATTTTTAAGACGTACTGAATGTGTACAACAATCAGCTGTTGGTGGTGATCAACTGATACCTGGTGCACCACCAATAACAACtgataatatatcaatatctGATCTTGATATATCAGCACCAGGTGATGCTGAATTACATGATGCTGTATTTGTTGTTGGAGCACTTGATGAAGCTATTTTATTAAGAGGCATGAAATATCATCCAATTGACATTGAAAATAGTGTCATGAgatgtcataaaaaaattgctgaatg tGCTGTATTTACGTGGACCAATTTACTTGTTGTCGTTGTTGAATTAAATGGAAGTGAAAGTGAAGCATTGGATCTTGTTGCACTTGTAACAAGTGCTGTTCTTGAAGAACATCAtcttgttgttggtgttgttgttgttgttgatccaGGTGTTGTACCAATTAATTCACGAGGTGAAAAACAACGTCAACATTTACGTGATGGTTTTCTTGCTGATCAATTAGATCCAATCTACGTGGCATATAATATGTGA
- the LOC122856986 gene encoding disco-interacting protein 2 isoform X9, giving the protein MADFNIDINKLPEDVREKIAELELELSEGDITQKGYEKKKARILQQYASKHIGNRLVPGNTSSLLGPSCSVGNTGSIAEAAAKRGNRRLTRNESRYHSEVRQEAVQQALAAMQTRPKPSLPMPSKRTSVMARSPERERQESGESSSDEDSVVTEESPGTGGPTGTGLSDTSSTGSARDTPPPPRPPARRPPPADITDIAEYTPHAYCNIQPPDVTHTTTQSRRPGADRVNRYHVVDENNTGTTGRWKVSAKIQQLLNTLKRPKKRPLPEFYEDDDIELEIAANPKDPNAPKPEGGIMTSAIGEQLSVPSGLPRSLEAAIQRYGSATYKAPAATVLDPNGKLFVTLTYGKLLSRSYKIAYTLLNRALTRTVGECCLKPGDRIALVYPNNDPISFMCAFYGCLQAGIVPVPIEVPLTRRDAGSQQIGFLLGSCGVQVALTSEACLKGLPKTTAGDVVAFKGWPKLHWFVTEHLGKIPKDWMPQPRLTDETPAYIEYSTDKDGSVMGVTVTRSAMLANCRSLTMACGYTEGENAVCVLDFKREVGLWHSTLTSILNGMHVIFIPYALMKVNPASWMQMITKHRASVAVVKSRDLHWGLLATKDHKDISLASLRLLLVADGANPWSLSSCDQFLSVFQPKGLRPDAVCPCASSSEALTVSVRRPGRAGVNATGRGVLSMSGLSYGVVRVDQENSLTSLTLQDCGQVMPGSVVVVVKMEGQPLICKTDEVGEICVNSTATGSQYWGLQGLTNNTFKVIPQQSDGTPIAGTGDTEYVRSGLLGFLGPGNLIFVCGSRDGLMTVTGRKHNADDIIATVLAVEPMKFIYRGRIAVFSVRVLRDERICVVAEQRPDCSEEESFQWMSRVLQAVDSIHAVGIYCLALVPPNYLPKTPLGGIHLSETKRRFLEGALHPANVLLCPHTCVTNLPKPREIHSAGDSVSDVGPASVMVGNIVQGNRLASAQGRDLGVLDEDSDNAKKYQFISEILRWRAMSTSDHVIFTLLNAKGVVTTSLSCSQLHKKAEKIGNLLLDKGRINTGDHVALLFPPGTDLICAFYGCLYVGAVPVTIRPPHPQNLQTTLPTVRMIVDVSKSVLVLTNQNMVRLLKSKEANNVVEIKSWPTILDMDDMPKKKLPVMYRAPTAEMLAYLDFSVSTTGMLAGIKMSHAAVTSLCRAMKLACELYPSRHIALCLDPYSGLGFALWCLSSIYSGHHSILIPPSEVEANPALWLSAVSQSRVRDTFCSYGVMELCTKGLGSSVHTLKTRGVSLACVRTCVVVAEERPRIALTTSFSKLFSALGLSPRAVSTSFGCRVNTAICLQGASSPEPSTVYVDLRALRNDRVSLVERGSPHSLCLMESGKLLPGVKVIIANPETKGQCGDSHLGEIWVQSSHNASGYFTIYGDESDYADHFNARLVTGNTGEVYARTGYLGFLRRTECVQQSAVGGDQLIPGAPPITTDNISISDLDISAPGDAELHDAVFVVGALDEAILLRGMKYHPIDIENSVMRCHKKIAECAVFTWTNLLVVVVELNGSESEALDLVALVTSAVLEEHHLVVGVVVVVDPGVVPINSRGEKQRQHLRDGFLADQLDPIYVAYNM; this is encoded by the exons GAAATAGACTAGTACCTGGAAATACGTCTAGTCTTTTAGGACCTAGCTGTTCAGTTGGAAACACTGGTTCTATTGCTGAAGCAGCTGCTAAACGTGGTAATCGAAGACTCACAAGAAATGAGAGCCGTTATCACTCGG aaGTACGACAAGAGGCTGTACAACAGGCTCTTGCTGCAATGCAAACAAGACCAAAACCATCATTACCAATGCCATCAAAAAGAACATCAGTTATGGCAAGAAGTCCAGAACGTGAACGTCAAGAAAGTGGTGAATCAAGTAGTGATGAAGATAGTGTTGTTACAGAAGAATCACCAGGTACTGGTGGACCAACTGGTACTGGTTTATCTGATACAAGTAGTACTGGTTCAGCTCGTGatacaccaccaccaccaagacCACCAGCAAGAAGGCCACCACCAGCTGATATAACTGATATTGCTGAATATACACCACATGCATATTGTAATATTCAACCACCTGATGTAACACATACAACAACACAATCAAGAAGGCCAGGTGCTGATAGAGTTAATCGTTATcatgttgttgatgaaaataatactgGTACAACTGGACGTTGGAAAGTATCAGCTAAAATACAACAACTTTTAAATACACTTAAAAGACCAAAAAAACGTCCATTACCAGAATTttatgaagatgatgatattgaattaGAAATTGCTGCAAATCCAAAAGATCCAAATGCACCAAAACCAGAAGGTGGTATTATGACATCAGCAATTGGTGAACAGTTATCAGTACCATCAGGTTTACCAAGATCATTAGAAGCAGCAATACAAAGGTATGGCTCAGCAACATATAAAGCACCAGCAGCTACAGTACTTGATCcaaatggtaaattatttgtaactttaacatatggaaaattattaagtCGTTCATATAAAATAGCATATACATTATTAAATCGTGCATTAACAAGAACAGTTGGTGAATGTTGTTTAAAACCAGGTGATAGAATAGCACTTGTTTATCCAAATAATGATCCAATAAGTTTTATGTGTGCATTTTATGGTTGTTTACAAGCTGGTATTGTACCAGTACCAATTGAAGTACCATTAACACGTAGAGATGCTGGTTCACAACAAATTGGTTTTCTTCTTGGTAGTTGTGGTGTACAAGTTGCATTAACAAGTGAAGCATGTTTAAAAGGTTTACCAAAAACAACAGCTGGTGATGTTGTTGCATTTAAAGGTTGGCCAAAATTACATTGGTTTGTAACTGAACATCTTGGTAAAATACCAAAAGATTGGATGCCACAACCACGTTTAACTGATGAAACACCAGCATATATTGAATATTCAACAGATAAAGATGGCTCAGTTATGGGTGTTACTGTAACAAGATCAGCAATGTTAGCAAATTGTCGTTCATTAACAATGGCATGTGGTTATACAGAAGGTGAAAATGCTGTATGTGTACTTGATTTTAAACGTGAAGTTGGTCTTTGGCATAGTACATTGACAAGTATATTAAATGGTATGCATGTTATATTTATACCATATGCACTTATGAAAGTTAATCCAGCAAGTTGGATGCAAATGATAACAAAACATCGTGCAAGTGTTGCTGTTGTTAAATCACGTGATCTTCATTGGGGTTTATTAGCAACAAAAGATCATAAAGATATATCATTAGCATCATTGCGATTATTATTAGTTGCTGATGGTGCTAATCCATGGTCATTATCATCTTGTGATCaatttttatcagtatttCAACCAAAAGGATTACGTCCAGATGCTGTATGTCCATGTGCATCATCAAGTGAAGCTTTAACTGTATCAGTACGTAGACCAGGACGTGCTGGTGTTAATGCAACTGGTCGTGGTGTATTATCAATGTCTGGTTTAAGTTATGGTGTTGTACGTGTTGATCAAGAAAATTCATTAACATCATTAACATTACAAGATTGTGGACAAGTTATGCCTGgtagtgttgttgttgttgttaaaatgGAAGGACAACcattaatttgtaaaactgATGAAGTTGGTGAAATATGTGTTAATAGTACAGCAACTGGTAGTCAATATTGGGGATTACAgggtttaacaaataatacatttaaagtTATACCACAACAATCTGATGGTACACCAATTGCTGGTACTGGTGATACTGAATATGTTAGATCTGGTCTATTAGGATTTCTTGGACctggtaatttaatatttgtatgtgGCTCAAGAGATGGACTAATGACTGTTACTGGAAGAAAACATAAtgctgatgatattattgCTACTGTATTGGCTGTTGAaccaatgaaatttatttatcgtggAAGAATTGCTGTATTTAGTGTTAGAGTTTTGAGAGATGAAAGAATTTGTGTTGTTGCTGAGCAACGACCAGATTGTAGTGAAGAAgag AGTTTTCAATGGATGTCTCGTGTTTTACAAGCAGTTGATTCAATTCATGCTGTTGGAATATATTGTCTTGCTTTGGTACCACCAAATTATTTACCAAAGACTCCTTTGGGTGGTATACATCTTTCAGAAACAAAAAGACGTTTTCTTGAGGGTGCACTACATCCAGCAAATGTTTTACTTTGTCCACATACATGTGTCACAAATTTGCCAAAACCACGTGAAATTCATTCTG CGGGGGATTCTGTTTCAGATGTTGGACCAGCAAGTGTAATGGTTGGAAATATTGTCCAGGGTAATCGTCTAGCATCAGCACAAGGCAGAGATTTAGGTGTTCTTGATGAGGACAGTGATAATGCCAAGAAG TATCAATTTATATCGGAAATATTAAGATGGCGAGCTATGAGTACGTCAGATCATGTTATATTTACGCTGTTAAATGCAAAAGGAGTAGTAACAACATCCCTATCATGCTCTCAATTACATAAAAAAGctgaaaaaattggaaatttaCTTCTTGATAAAGGAAGAATAAATACTGGTGATCATGttgcattattatttccaCCTGGTACTGATTTAATATGTGCATTTTATGGTTGTCTTTATGTTGGTGCTGTACCAGTTACAATACGTCCACCACAtccacaaaatttacaaacaacaCTACCAACAGTTAGAATGATTGTTGATGTTAGTAAATCTGTTCTTGTATTGACAAATCAAAATATGGttagattattaaaaagtaaagaagcaaataatgttgttgaaataaaaagttgGCCAACAATACTTGATATGGATgatatgccaaaaaaaaaattaccagttaTGTATCGTGCACCAACAGCTGAAATGCTTGCATATCTTGATTTTAGTGTATCAACAACTGGTATGTTAGCTGGTATTAAAATGTCACATGCTGCTGTAACATCATTATGTCGTGCAATGAAATTAGCATGTGAATTATATCCATCAAGACATATTGCTTTATGTCTTGATCCTTATTCTGGTCTTGGTTTTGCATTATGGTGTTTAAGTAGTATTTACAGTGGTCatcattcaatattaataCCACCATCTGAAGTTGAAGCAAATCCAGCATTATGGTTATCAGCTGTTAGTCAATCACGTGTACGTGATACATTTTGTTCATATGGTGTTATGGAATTATGTACAAAAGGACTTGGTTCATCAGTACATACATTAAAAACACGTGGTGTTAGTTTAGCATGTGTACGTACatgtgttgttgttgctgaagAAAGACCAAGAATAGCATTAACAACAAgttttagtaaattattttcagcaCTTGGTTTAAGTCCACGTGCTGTATCAACATCATTTGGTTGTCGTGTTAATACAGCAATATGTTTACAAGGTGCATCAAGCCCTGAGCCATCAACTGTTTATGTTGATTTACGTGCATTAAGAAATGATCGTGTTTCATTAGTTGAAAGAGGTAGTCCACATTCATTATGTTTAATGGAATCTGGTAAATTATTACCTGGTGTTAAAGTTATCATAGCTAATCCAGAAACAAAAGGACAATGTGGTGATTCACATTTAGGTGAAATATGGGTACAATCATCACATAATGCAAGTggttattttacaatatacgGTGATGAAAGTGATTATGCTGATCATTTTAATGCAAGACTTGTTACTGGTAATACTGGTGAAGTTTATGCTAGAACTGGTTATCTTGGATTTTTAAGACGTACTGAATGTGTACAACAATCAGCTGTTGGTGGTGATCAACTGATACCTGGTGCACCACCAATAACAACtgataatatatcaatatctGATCTTGATATATCAGCACCAGGTGATGCTGAATTACATGATGCTGTATTTGTTGTTGGAGCACTTGATGAAGCTATTTTATTAAGAGGCATGAAATATCATCCAATTGACATTGAAAATAGTGTCATGAgatgtcataaaaaaattgctgaatg tGCTGTATTTACGTGGACCAATTTACTTGTTGTCGTTGTTGAATTAAATGGAAGTGAAAGTGAAGCATTGGATCTTGTTGCACTTGTAACAAGTGCTGTTCTTGAAGAACATCAtcttgttgttggtgttgttgttgttgttgatccaGGTGTTGTACCAATTAATTCACGAGGTGAAAAACAACGTCAACATTTACGTGATGGTTTTCTTGCTGATCAATTAGATCCAATCTACGTGGCATATAATATGTGA